The following proteins are encoded in a genomic region of Glycine max cultivar Williams 82 chromosome 18, Glycine_max_v4.0, whole genome shotgun sequence:
- the LOC121173926 gene encoding uncharacterized protein has translation MRNELIKELGKWSQDYIKIFGGTKRYEQLRLSLHVDGLSKVSMDKWMDITDMGYVIASRYNVILVSLSRQQSFTFFPLRSRPPADSSAHRMICVDHVFDSHFVQVH, from the exons ATGCGTAacgaattgattaaagaacttggcaaatgGTCGCAAGACTACATAAAGATCTTTGGTGGCACGAAGAGATATGAACAGCTGAGGTTGTCCCTGCACGTGGATGGGTTATCCAAG gTTAGTATGGACAaatggatggatataacggatATGGGATATGTAATTGCGTCAAGatataatgtaatccttgtatcgttgtcacGACAACAGAGCTTCACATTTTTTCCTCTCAGAAGTCGACCACCGGCCGACTCTTCTGCGCACCGCATGATATGCGTCGATCATGTGTTTGACagtcattttgttcaggtccaTTGA